The genomic stretch CTCCGGTTGTGCCTGGATTTAAATACGTAGGCTGACGAAGGGAATAAAAGGTGTTTCCTTGTATCAATAGGTTAGTCATATTATTTGCTTGTGTGAGAATCGCTCGGTTTACGACCCAGAGCGTAGATGGAGGGGGTTGTTCAGGGCCAAAAATAGTGTTGTTCAATATTTGGTGATTTGTTCCGCCGATCTGAATAAACTCCACAGCATAAGGGATATCACTAGTCATTGTTAATCCTTCTATTGTTATACCATCACCCGTTACGACAAAAGGAATAATAGATGCTTGTAATACGACCATGCTTCCCGGCGAACCAAGCAAAGTTATTCCTTGTTTATTAACAGCTATTGTTGATGTGATTGGGTATGTTCCGTCTAAAATATGAACTGTACCCGTAGGAGCAACAGCGGTTATTCCCTGTTGGATCGTTCCTAGAGGCCGTTCTTGGGTTCCATCACCGTCAACCGCACCTGCCCTAACAAAAATATTAAACGGATCTACATCAATTTGAGCGACGGCATTTAAAGCTCTATTCGTTACTTGCAAGGTTGATATACCAGTTGCAACACTCGCTGTGATCGTAATCCTGTACGTATGAGTTCCTGACGGTGGAGAATCTATCCAAGTAATATTCGGTGTATACGTATCTGATGATGTTACGTTTGAAGCAAAGGTTCGAGTTCGGTTTATGGGGGCAGTTGTTAAAGTAGCCGGACTTGTGCCAAGTCTGAGTAGTTGATAATTTACACTTAGAGTATAGGCAGAAACAGCTGCCGTTTGGAAAAACAATCTGAAAGTTGAGTCGAGCTTTATTTGCTGGCCAACTGATGTTGTCAACGGAGGCAGGTCCATATTGATAACGGGAGTTGTGAGCAGATTTACTGTATCCGCAGCCTGAATTGCAAAAAAGGTTGAACCTGATCCCGATTGACCTGGCGGCCCCTGTTCACCTTGTGATCCTGTGGCTCCTTGTAGTCCTGTTGCTCCTTGTGGTCCCGCGGCTCCTTGTAGTCCTGTTGCTCCTTGTGGTCCCGTGGCTCCTTGTGACCCTGTGGCTCCTTGTAGACCCGCGGCTCCTTGTGGTCCCGTGGTTCCTTGTAGTCCTCTAGCTCCTTGTGCTCCTCTGGCTCCTATTACTCCTCTATATCCTCGCGGTCCACGTATTCGTGCTGTTTGTTCTAGATATTTAACATCCTCTTCAAGCTTGTGAACTTTATAGCGTAAAATTTTTACATTTCGTAGAATTTGTAACTTCTTAAGTTTTATTTTTTTATTCTTGGGATTTTTGCAATGACCCATGCTCATACACCTCCCCTGAAATCTACTTGCTCTAAATCTTATGCTAAGCATTTATCAGGGGGATGGACTTACGTCTACTCGAATTTAAATCCCGAGCCTTTTTTCATTTTTATTACAAAAAAGTCACACCAGCTCAAACGAGCTTATATTTTTCGATCATATTTTGGTTCCGTTAGCGGATAGGGTTAAACATTAATGCTGTTTAAAGATAATCGTGTTAAAGGAATCGGCCTGGAGCTCAAATGCGTAGGCTTTGTCTCCATTTGCTATTCGTACGATACGAGACTCAGAAAAAGGATTTCCGACGACCATCACGCGATCACCATTGACAGTCTCGAATGCGACTGCATTTCCCGTCCATGGTCCTCTCACCCCAATACGGTACGCCCCTGGCTCCACGGCGTTTGCAAAATGCTTCATCACATAATATTCTGGGTTATATACGGCCTTCTTAGCATGAGGATCGACTGTAATCATGGCATTTTGCTCCCAGCCCCAAGTGCTGCGTCCTTTCGGTTCAAGCGCCATATTCCAGTAAATATAGGCATTCACGCCGTTCGTGAAATAATGCTGATAGAGCGTAAAGACATATTTTGCATAAAACCAAGTGTTCTCTCCATCGCCGCATTCATTTTCCGTCTGCATATAACGCAGTTCTGGATAACTCATAACGGTTCGCTGGATACCGTACTTTCCTGCCCACTGATAACCAACGCCCTTGACGTACTTGTAAGCATCTGGATCGCTAAGCACTGTATGCGCATAAGAGCTATGATCCTGTACCTTTTTCTTCATCCACTCATCCCACGGTTCAGGCGCGTTGATCGTACCAAGCCAGATCTCCGTATCAAGCCCATGTTTTTCAAAAGCTGGACCCAAATAATCACGAATGAATTCGCGAAGCTGCTCCCCTGTCCAGACACATGAAGGGAATTTCTGATCAGCGACAACCTCGTTCTGAACATGTACCTGATGAATGGTAATGCCTTCTTCACGGTAAGCCTGAACGAATTTGACGAAGTACAGCGCATATGCTTCAAGAATGTCTTTCTCCCAGCGCAACGTTCCATAATTATAGGATCTCGGTGATTTCATCCAAGTGGGTGGACTCCATGGAGAGGCAAACAGCTTTAAGTTGGGATTTTGCTTCAGCGCCTCTTTAATATAAGGAATCAAATATTTTTGGTCGCGTTCGATGGAAAAATGGTTCATCGCCAAGTCTCCGTCCGTCTCGTTGTGGCTATACCA from Paenibacillus sp. FSL H8-0548 encodes the following:
- a CDS encoding collagen-like triple helix repeat-containing protein, which translates into the protein MGHCKNPKNKKIKLKKLQILRNVKILRYKVHKLEEDVKYLEQTARIRGPRGYRGVIGARGAQGARGLQGTTGPQGAAGLQGATGSQGATGPQGATGLQGAAGPQGATGLQGATGSQGEQGPPGQSGSGSTFFAIQAADTVNLLTTPVINMDLPPLTTSVGQQIKLDSTFRLFFQTAAVSAYTLSVNYQLLRLGTSPATLTTAPINRTRTFASNVTSSDTYTPNITWIDSPPSGTHTYRITITASVATGISTLQVTNRALNAVAQIDVDPFNIFVRAGAVDGDGTQERPLGTIQQGITAVAPTGTVHILDGTYPITSTIAVNKQGITLLGSPGSMVVLQASIIPFVVTGDGITIEGLTMTSDIPYAVEFIQIGGTNHQILNNTIFGPEQPPPSTLWVVNRAILTQANNMTNLLIQGNTFYSLRQPTYLNPGTTGDILNNVVYNTRGYVVDRAVFVFSGNSWGVPANAVDIALLVGTQMGPPYDPLSELSANNSNATISNQR
- a CDS encoding glycoside hydrolase family 30 beta sandwich domain-containing protein — encoded protein: MSASQIKWISSTPELQWSEQMAPSLVETGEKLDLAFSEDRYQHVEGFGGCFNELGYVALQQLSDSDRNKIIHDLFHPEGAHRFAICRLPIGASDYALEWYSHNETDGDLAMNHFSIERDQKYLIPYIKEALKQNPNLKLFASPWSPPTWMKSPRSYNYGTLRWEKDILEAYALYFVKFVQAYREEGITIHQVHVQNEVVADQKFPSCVWTGEQLREFIRDYLGPAFEKHGLDTEIWLGTINAPEPWDEWMKKKVQDHSSYAHTVLSDPDAYKYVKGVGYQWAGKYGIQRTVMSYPELRYMQTENECGDGENTWFYAKYVFTLYQHYFTNGVNAYIYWNMALEPKGRSTWGWEQNAMITVDPHAKKAVYNPEYYVMKHFANAVEPGAYRIGVRGPWTGNAVAFETVNGDRVMVVGNPFSESRIVRIANGDKAYAFELQADSFNTIIFKQH